One part of the Bdellovibrio sp. KM01 genome encodes these proteins:
- a CDS encoding GGDEF domain-containing protein, with protein sequence MKQWMKKLVDQLDMDWGSEGHAKTKSDHKPTLSEDRATLLYILDVYNKNLFEVQNHSIRKVRAKLDTVAKELMTLEGEELESALFRFRQFISSYRIDETTYVQNTFDDFKRIIWDFADNLGEEVAAEATSEGQVNNSLAQLREAVESNSIEDLRAKSREFIDFYLKHQTSSNERRSKRMETVKKSLSTVKKQLMEANRTMRSDHLTGAHNRKSFDEQVKRYIQINQLDHDPVTMLLFDIDFFKKINDAYGHDIGDFVLQQCVRLLQESFAREEDFVARLGGEEFAVILPGCDTQQAIKMVDECMARIRKEVFVHGNLEIRFTVSLGIAQLEAGETPDGWYKRVDEALYASKQTGRNKYTVANPPGIKRVA encoded by the coding sequence TTGAAACAGTGGATGAAAAAGCTGGTTGATCAGTTGGACATGGACTGGGGCTCTGAGGGTCACGCTAAAACCAAAAGTGACCATAAGCCAACGTTATCCGAAGATCGCGCGACGTTGTTGTACATCTTGGATGTCTATAACAAAAACTTATTCGAAGTGCAAAATCACTCGATTCGCAAAGTGCGCGCGAAGCTGGATACCGTTGCCAAAGAGCTCATGACTTTGGAAGGTGAAGAACTGGAAAGCGCTCTTTTCCGTTTCCGTCAGTTCATTTCAAGCTATCGTATTGATGAAACGACCTACGTGCAAAACACCTTTGATGATTTTAAGCGCATCATCTGGGACTTCGCAGATAATCTTGGTGAAGAGGTCGCTGCCGAAGCCACATCTGAAGGGCAAGTGAACAACAGCCTGGCACAACTGCGTGAGGCCGTAGAATCAAATTCTATTGAAGACTTGCGCGCAAAATCCCGCGAATTTATCGATTTTTATTTAAAGCATCAAACGTCTTCGAACGAACGCCGTTCAAAACGTATGGAAACGGTTAAGAAAAGCCTTTCCACAGTAAAAAAGCAATTGATGGAAGCAAATCGCACCATGCGCTCTGACCATTTAACAGGAGCCCACAATCGTAAAAGTTTCGATGAGCAAGTAAAACGCTACATCCAGATCAATCAGCTGGACCACGATCCGGTGACGATGCTGCTATTCGATATCGACTTCTTTAAAAAAATTAACGATGCCTATGGCCATGATATCGGAGACTTCGTTCTTCAACAATGCGTGCGCCTGCTACAAGAAAGCTTCGCCCGCGAAGAAGACTTCGTAGCCCGCCTGGGCGGTGAAGAATTCGCTGTGATCCTTCCTGGCTGTGACACCCAACAAGCGATCAAAATGGTCGATGAATGCATGGCAAGAATCCGCAAGGAAGTTTTTGTTCACGGAAACCTAGAAATCCGCTTTACAGTGTCTTTAGGAATAGCCCAACTTGAAGCCGGAGAAACTCCCGACGGCTGGTATAAAAGAGTCGACGAGGCCCTTTATGCCTCGAAACAAACGGGCCGCAACAAATACACTGTCGCAAACCCTCCAGGAATCAAAAGAGTCGCATAA
- a CDS encoding HD domain-containing protein encodes MNQKHSDFDENKWFHLFKNKARVLYPHSDPAHDFLHIQRVVNTAKTLCDAEKGRWEIVMPAAFFHDFINVPKGDPRRPYASALSAEATVEYLKSVEYPEQYLEDIRHAIEAHSYSANIKPTTLEAKIVQDADRLDSLGAIGIARCFATSSLMSRPFYSEEDPWAEKRDLDDKNYGIDHFYQKLFKLMDHLNTDTAKKEAEHRVAFIKSYLAQIKREI; translated from the coding sequence ATGAATCAAAAGCATTCAGACTTTGACGAAAATAAATGGTTCCATCTCTTTAAAAATAAGGCCCGAGTGCTTTACCCCCATTCCGATCCTGCACACGACTTCCTGCACATTCAACGTGTCGTAAATACCGCAAAAACTTTGTGCGACGCCGAGAAAGGTCGCTGGGAAATAGTCATGCCGGCAGCTTTCTTTCATGACTTTATCAATGTGCCCAAAGGCGATCCGCGCAGACCCTATGCCTCAGCCCTTTCCGCCGAAGCAACTGTCGAATACCTAAAGTCTGTGGAATATCCTGAACAGTATCTCGAAGACATTCGTCATGCGATTGAAGCCCACAGCTATAGTGCTAACATTAAGCCCACAACACTCGAGGCTAAAATCGTTCAAGATGCCGACCGCCTGGACTCCTTGGGAGCAATTGGAATTGCCCGTTGTTTTGCGACGAGCTCCCTGATGAGTCGCCCTTTCTATTCTGAAGAGGACCCTTGGGCTGAAAAACGTGATCTGGATGACAAGAACTATGGCATCGACCACTTCTATCAAAAACTATTTAAACTGATGGACCACCTGAACACTGACACCGCAAAAAAAGAAGCCGAACATCGGGTGGCCTTTATCAAATCGTACCTGGCGCAGATAAAGCGCGAAATCTAA
- a CDS encoding class I SAM-dependent methyltransferase, with translation MSKIDFNPDGPYPLITDDEHTYQEAQEHSVVVDEWLGFKTAEIEQALLKSQDYNVQADENIPVNFWRGLPVQALQTPYTEIRTILELLKPQDGQHIVDLGCGYGRMAFVVGKHYPGVKFTGYELVAERVDEGNRILKKFNYPLAAIKTQDLTDPQFVPVLADYYFIFDFGSAPAVDKTLEDLKQIAKKRSIQVVARGRYIRHRIFQSHPWLSEINEPQVFDHFTIFRS, from the coding sequence TTGAGCAAGATTGATTTCAACCCTGACGGGCCCTACCCACTGATCACCGATGACGAGCACACTTATCAAGAAGCTCAGGAACATTCAGTCGTCGTTGATGAGTGGTTGGGATTTAAAACCGCAGAAATTGAACAAGCTTTGCTGAAATCTCAGGACTACAATGTTCAAGCGGATGAAAACATCCCGGTGAATTTTTGGCGAGGACTTCCGGTTCAGGCTCTGCAGACACCTTACACTGAAATACGAACGATTTTAGAACTATTGAAACCTCAAGACGGCCAGCACATCGTGGATCTTGGATGTGGGTATGGTCGCATGGCTTTTGTGGTGGGCAAACATTATCCCGGCGTAAAATTCACCGGGTACGAACTGGTGGCCGAGCGTGTGGATGAAGGCAATCGAATCTTAAAAAAATTCAATTACCCTCTCGCGGCTATTAAAACCCAAGATCTGACGGATCCCCAGTTTGTACCGGTCCTTGCAGACTATTATTTTATTTTCGATTTTGGCAGCGCTCCAGCAGTCGACAAAACTTTGGAAGATCTGAAGCAAATCGCTAAAAAACGCAGCATTCAAGTGGTGGCACGAGGACGTTATATTCGCCACCGCATTTTTCAATCTCATCCTTGGCTTTCTGAAATAAACGAGCCTCAAGTCTTTGATCATTTCACAATTTTTAGGTCTTAA
- a CDS encoding OsmC family protein, giving the protein MERKASVQWKGNIQQGLGEISTESGALNKTPYSFGRRFGTEKGTNPEELIAAAHSSCFAMAFSAALGQKGFNAETINVNAAVSIEKNGSDWVITHSNLVLRAKIPGIDQNQFKTIAEDAKNNCPVSRLLDTEISLDATLDEGEMRATH; this is encoded by the coding sequence ATGGAAAGAAAAGCATCGGTTCAATGGAAGGGTAATATTCAACAGGGACTGGGTGAGATCTCCACTGAAAGTGGCGCTCTTAATAAAACACCCTATTCCTTCGGTCGTCGTTTCGGAACCGAAAAAGGGACAAATCCCGAGGAATTGATCGCCGCCGCCCATTCCTCCTGTTTTGCGATGGCGTTTAGTGCTGCTTTAGGCCAAAAAGGATTCAACGCAGAGACTATCAACGTCAACGCCGCTGTTAGCATCGAAAAAAATGGCAGCGACTGGGTGATCACTCATTCCAACCTAGTGTTGCGCGCTAAAATTCCGGGTATCGATCAAAACCAATTTAAAACCATTGCCGAAGATGCCAAAAACAACTGCCCGGTTTCCCGTTTGCTTGATACAGAAATCTCTTTAGATGCAACACTTGACGAAGGTGAAATGCGCGCCACACACTAG
- a CDS encoding GAF domain-containing protein — MEASTVRISYQDKVKFYKELNSEAAGIAEREWFVNLANFSALLNQHLPEINWVGFYLNHNGELLLSSFQGLPACTRIKMGKGVCGTAAQTLQSQLVPDVHQFPGHIACDARSRSEVVIPLVLGDRLLGVLDIDSPHLNRFDLEDVKGLEDFARILLEKTVWPISFA, encoded by the coding sequence ATGGAAGCATCTACTGTTCGTATTTCTTATCAGGATAAAGTTAAGTTTTATAAAGAATTGAATTCTGAAGCTGCGGGTATTGCGGAGCGGGAGTGGTTTGTTAATTTGGCTAATTTTTCTGCGCTTTTGAATCAGCATTTGCCGGAGATTAATTGGGTTGGTTTTTACCTGAACCATAATGGGGAGCTTTTGCTTTCGTCATTTCAAGGCCTGCCGGCTTGTACTCGTATTAAGATGGGGAAGGGTGTTTGTGGGACTGCTGCGCAGACTTTACAAAGTCAGCTAGTGCCGGATGTTCATCAGTTTCCGGGGCATATAGCTTGTGATGCTCGGTCGCGTAGCGAGGTTGTGATTCCACTAGTCTTGGGGGATCGTCTGTTGGGTGTGCTTGATATTGATTCGCCTCATTTGAATCGTTTTGATTTGGAAGATGTGAAGGGACTTGAGGATTTTGCTCGCATCTTGCTTGAGAAGACGGTGTGGCCGATTTCGTTTGCTTAA
- a CDS encoding PPK2 family polyphosphate kinase, whose translation MIKEKHFYPTSKNLAKVSTGEAKEVSNKALKSEFELISEKLGRVQELIFAESKHKVLIILQGLDTSGKDGTVKHVFSATNPQGLRVVSFKRPTEIEMRHDYLWRVHKQTPERGEMVIFNRSHYEDLIVPLVHKTIPLKQVKDRISDVNAFEKMLVREGVTILKFFLHISRKEQALRLRERIENPEKHWKFELSDLTERRHWSDYQTAYGEVIQDTHHTDRPWFIVPADDKNLRNLIISSILLERLEKLNPVLPVFDGKTLAKIKKELKHL comes from the coding sequence ATGATAAAAGAAAAGCATTTTTACCCGACATCAAAAAATCTTGCCAAAGTCTCGACTGGGGAAGCCAAGGAAGTTTCAAACAAGGCTTTAAAGTCAGAATTTGAATTGATCAGTGAAAAACTCGGACGCGTGCAGGAGTTGATTTTTGCAGAATCAAAGCACAAGGTTTTGATCATTTTGCAGGGGCTGGACACGTCGGGTAAAGATGGCACCGTTAAGCACGTTTTTTCTGCCACAAATCCTCAAGGATTGCGTGTTGTGTCCTTTAAAAGACCGACTGAAATCGAAATGCGCCACGACTATTTGTGGCGCGTTCACAAACAGACTCCGGAGCGCGGGGAAATGGTGATTTTTAACCGCAGCCATTACGAAGACCTGATCGTGCCTTTGGTTCATAAAACCATCCCACTTAAACAAGTTAAAGATCGCATTTCCGATGTGAATGCCTTTGAAAAAATGCTGGTTCGTGAAGGTGTCACCATTTTAAAGTTCTTTCTGCATATCAGCCGCAAGGAACAGGCATTGCGGCTGCGCGAGCGAATCGAAAACCCCGAAAAGCACTGGAAGTTTGAACTGAGCGATTTAACAGAAAGACGCCATTGGAGCGATTATCAAACAGCCTACGGTGAAGTGATTCAGGACACTCACCACACCGACCGCCCCTGGTTTATCGTACCGGCAGATGATAAGAATTTAAGAAATCTTATTATCTCCTCGATTTTGCTCGAAAGGCTGGAAAAACTAAATCCGGTCTTACCAGTCTTTGACGGAAAAACTCTGGCGAAAATTAAAAAGGAACTGAAACATCTTTAA
- a CDS encoding C1 family peptidase, protein MTFVIRTLFFTAALLCSVYVKDAKAEETILTHLQTPVKDQERRNTCAYFAVSAAVESAFKTLTGEDYDISEEFEIFRHKIINAWRPEVEFGNTYDIMASLQNDLYLYEEDQLPYQKESLNFTQPFSAGQMSFYDLRQKKIPKVSYRSLKFKEISKRHSSRSWSELAMEQIKQNRSVVITLNVAIPHINDTKGTFTMNKEIAEQCASGQIACAGHAVLLVGYNTERRAFMFKNSWGPKWGDRGYGYVTFDHVDEFSDQPLYAYFDKFTSPSVKRVNP, encoded by the coding sequence ATGACATTTGTGATTCGCACTCTCTTTTTTACGGCAGCTTTGCTGTGTTCGGTTTATGTCAAAGACGCCAAAGCCGAAGAAACTATTCTGACTCACTTGCAGACTCCCGTTAAGGACCAGGAAAGACGTAATACTTGCGCTTACTTTGCTGTCTCTGCGGCCGTGGAAAGTGCATTTAAAACATTAACGGGTGAGGACTATGACATTTCCGAAGAGTTCGAAATCTTCCGTCATAAAATCATCAATGCCTGGCGCCCGGAAGTTGAATTTGGAAACACTTACGACATTATGGCGAGCTTGCAAAACGATCTTTACCTTTATGAAGAAGACCAATTGCCATATCAAAAAGAAAGTCTGAATTTCACCCAGCCATTCAGTGCCGGTCAAATGTCCTTCTATGATTTGCGCCAAAAGAAAATTCCAAAGGTCAGTTACCGAAGTTTGAAGTTCAAAGAAATTTCCAAAAGACACTCATCGCGTTCATGGTCCGAACTGGCGATGGAACAAATTAAACAAAACCGTTCTGTGGTCATTACTTTGAACGTTGCCATCCCTCATATCAACGATACCAAAGGTACATTCACGATGAATAAAGAAATCGCTGAGCAATGCGCCAGTGGCCAAATTGCTTGCGCGGGTCACGCTGTCTTGCTAGTTGGATACAACACGGAAAGACGCGCATTTATGTTCAAAAACTCGTGGGGACCAAAATGGGGTGACCGAGGTTACGGATACGTGACTTTTGACCATGTCGACGAGTTCTCAGATCAACCTCTGTACGCGTATTTTGACAAGTTTACCTCTCCTTCCGTGAAACGTGTGAATCCGTAA
- a CDS encoding sensor histidine kinase KdpD: MSPNLYIVVLVFSGTMLVNVLTSAALWYIHGNRIFGYITLSWVITSINFFLQSQFVGYDYKMLLAFSFYLLASWVYYEITSALLVKPDRRSWVYTIPVTLVILGLVTLRLTHSFRFASIFSAIAIAMPLLCAALKARNAKESRGDTKGFKILALLLVLLAIHYLDYPFLRQSETGAVFGFTFAFLLTFAFSIFFPSFLLWQLAAEYSGRLQGEVTKQTKELVDLDNRNKALISILIHDLATPVTTAMMSLNKIEDGDAPVMQRLSKSLRYIMTTIEKVRELQAVTSGKKNLDLKVADPAIAAHNAVQYYAEQLAAQNLTVRFMDERKNPQSAVMIDSQLLQAQIIGNLISNAIKFSPRGEEIVVRFSDDFRYVYIEVIDFGIGIPANIAPKIFSFSGATTRIGLHNEKGTGFGLPLVKAYVDMMNGRIEFKTSYKDPSFSRTVGVCMRVRFPLVVQQPLLSERREREL; encoded by the coding sequence ATGAGCCCAAACTTATACATTGTTGTCCTGGTTTTTTCCGGCACCATGCTGGTGAATGTCTTAACCTCTGCCGCCCTCTGGTACATCCATGGGAATCGCATCTTTGGCTATATTACTTTAAGCTGGGTGATCACTTCGATTAACTTTTTCCTGCAAAGCCAGTTCGTGGGTTACGACTATAAAATGCTTTTAGCATTTAGTTTTTATTTATTGGCTAGTTGGGTCTATTACGAAATCACATCGGCTCTTTTAGTAAAACCCGATCGGCGCTCCTGGGTTTATACCATACCGGTGACACTGGTGATTCTGGGGCTTGTCACGTTACGCCTTACTCATTCCTTCCGTTTTGCTTCGATCTTTTCTGCCATTGCGATTGCAATGCCGCTTCTTTGTGCTGCGCTGAAAGCCCGTAACGCCAAGGAGTCCCGTGGGGACACCAAGGGGTTTAAAATTCTTGCTTTGCTTTTAGTCTTGCTGGCCATTCACTATCTGGACTATCCGTTCCTGCGACAAAGTGAAACCGGCGCGGTCTTTGGATTTACGTTTGCCTTTCTGTTAACTTTCGCGTTTTCCATCTTTTTTCCCAGTTTCCTTTTATGGCAGTTGGCGGCGGAGTACAGTGGTCGTTTACAAGGGGAAGTGACCAAGCAAACCAAAGAGCTGGTTGATTTGGATAATCGCAATAAGGCTCTGATTTCCATTTTAATTCACGATCTTGCGACTCCCGTCACCACGGCGATGATGTCGTTAAATAAAATTGAAGACGGCGATGCCCCGGTGATGCAAAGACTTAGCAAATCCTTGCGCTATATCATGACGACGATTGAAAAAGTTCGTGAACTTCAAGCGGTCACTTCAGGTAAAAAGAATTTGGATCTGAAAGTGGCAGATCCTGCGATTGCCGCCCACAACGCCGTTCAATATTATGCCGAGCAATTGGCTGCGCAAAATTTGACGGTGCGCTTTATGGATGAGCGCAAAAATCCACAATCAGCGGTGATGATTGACTCGCAGTTATTGCAGGCTCAGATTATTGGCAACCTGATCAGTAATGCGATCAAATTCTCTCCGCGCGGGGAAGAAATTGTCGTCAGATTCAGCGATGATTTTCGCTATGTCTATATCGAAGTTATAGATTTCGGTATTGGAATCCCAGCAAACATCGCCCCGAAAATATTCTCTTTCAGTGGGGCTACGACTCGTATTGGGCTTCATAACGAAAAAGGAACGGGTTTTGGCCTTCCTTTGGTGAAGGCCTATGTGGATATGATGAATGGGCGTATCGAATTTAAAACGAGCTACAAGGACCCATCGTTTTCGCGCACCGTGGGGGTTTGTATGCGTGTTAGATTTCCTTTGGTCGTGCAGCAACCGCTTCTTTCGGAACGACGGGAGAGGGAGTTGTAA
- a CDS encoding apoptosis inducing factor family protein, with protein MGTSAQVSGPDFTKGVSAEVLKDGETLLGHVGDKAVLLVKVEGEVYAIGANCTHYGGPLNQGLLYGHHIHCPWHHSSFNVKTGEAEKAPALVPLSCWSTEVRDDKVFVTGKKTIPHPVLRGTESQHIVIIGAGAAGTACAVMLRRQGFAGTIQMVSHDDSLPYDRPNLSKDYLAGTAPEEWLPIIKSSFFDKNKIQLNLNVSAVEIDVDQKAVQLSDGRTLYFDKLLLATGGEPIAPPIVGIESKNVFMLRTLKDCRRIIEKCGESKSVAVVGAGFIGLEVAASLKQRGIDVHVIAPEEMPLMKTLGIHVGSYLKKAHESHGVHFHLGKTVKEVKEDSVILDDGSTIACDFVVVGVGIKPNLSLARQAGCEIEQGVLVNEYLETSVPGIYAAGDIARWPDPRSLRPIRVEHWEVAERHGQVVASNMLGARSKYLDVPFFWTQQYDKIVCYIGFSDRFDRMELLGDPGKDDFAVIYYEDDRVAAFMTVGRDLENLKVEQALQRIDYRKVEELIADYEHHLKKPQKPLPNYFEPSP; from the coding sequence ATGGGAACAAGTGCGCAGGTTTCCGGCCCTGATTTTACCAAAGGTGTTTCAGCTGAAGTTCTGAAAGATGGAGAAACTCTGTTGGGACACGTTGGTGATAAGGCGGTTCTTTTAGTAAAGGTGGAGGGCGAGGTCTACGCCATCGGTGCTAACTGCACCCATTACGGAGGGCCGTTAAATCAAGGACTCCTTTACGGTCATCATATTCACTGTCCCTGGCATCATTCCAGCTTCAATGTGAAAACAGGCGAGGCTGAAAAAGCGCCTGCTCTTGTTCCGCTTTCATGTTGGAGCACGGAAGTCCGTGATGACAAGGTTTTTGTGACTGGCAAAAAAACCATTCCTCACCCGGTATTGCGGGGAACTGAAAGTCAGCACATCGTGATCATCGGTGCTGGTGCTGCTGGCACGGCTTGCGCAGTGATGCTTCGTCGTCAGGGATTTGCCGGGACCATTCAAATGGTCAGTCATGATGATTCACTTCCTTACGATCGTCCAAATTTATCCAAAGACTATTTGGCCGGCACGGCCCCTGAAGAGTGGTTGCCGATTATAAAGAGTTCGTTTTTTGATAAAAATAAAATTCAGCTCAATCTCAATGTTTCTGCCGTTGAGATTGATGTGGATCAAAAGGCGGTGCAGTTGTCAGATGGTCGCACGCTTTACTTTGATAAACTTTTGCTGGCAACAGGAGGGGAGCCTATTGCACCACCGATTGTGGGAATAGAAAGCAAGAATGTATTCATGCTTAGAACTTTGAAAGACTGCCGTCGCATTATTGAGAAATGTGGGGAATCAAAATCCGTGGCGGTGGTGGGAGCAGGATTCATTGGTCTGGAAGTTGCGGCTTCATTAAAGCAGCGGGGTATTGATGTTCATGTTATTGCTCCTGAAGAAATGCCTTTGATGAAAACTTTGGGAATTCACGTCGGAAGCTATCTGAAAAAAGCCCATGAATCCCATGGTGTGCATTTTCATTTGGGAAAAACTGTCAAGGAAGTCAAAGAAGACTCTGTGATATTGGATGATGGTTCGACTATTGCCTGTGATTTTGTTGTCGTGGGAGTGGGGATTAAACCCAATTTATCGTTGGCTCGACAAGCTGGATGTGAGATTGAGCAAGGTGTATTGGTGAATGAATATTTAGAAACCAGTGTTCCCGGAATCTATGCCGCCGGAGATATCGCGCGATGGCCGGACCCTCGCAGTCTGCGTCCCATCCGTGTGGAACATTGGGAGGTCGCTGAACGTCACGGTCAGGTTGTTGCCTCCAATATGCTGGGAGCTCGAAGTAAATATCTGGATGTGCCGTTTTTCTGGACTCAGCAGTATGACAAAATCGTCTGTTATATTGGTTTTTCTGATCGTTTTGATCGCATGGAACTTTTAGGTGATCCGGGCAAAGACGATTTTGCGGTGATTTACTATGAAGATGATCGGGTCGCAGCCTTTATGACCGTGGGGCGTGATTTGGAAAATCTCAAAGTCGAGCAAGCTTTGCAGCGGATTGACTATCGCAAGGTGGAAGAGCTTATCGCCGATTACGAACATCACCTGAAAAAACCACAAAAGCCTTTGCCCAACTATTTCGAGCCAAGTCCTTAA
- a CDS encoding S8 family peptidase → MRSLNLLQKSFFGILSATPFLWSSVAQPRTTDPDKDIVIAIIDTGIDVNHPLIKDNLWVNPKEKTNGLDNDGNGYAGDLHGWNFVSENSDVSDSHGHGTHIAGIIRQRTLSSRVKFMVLKYYDPEQSGRVNLLNTVRAIRYAIKMKADIINYSGGGDTRSALEEQAIREAQEKGILFVAAAGNDGRDTDKLGYYPAGYKLKNIISVAAMDSDRHLIDSSNYGSQSVDIAAPGKNVYSSLPGGQFGMMTGTSQATAWVTGLAAALMLQNPTLRDPELIKLKLETEGIRDRSLAGKLKSNVRITALQNDISSL, encoded by the coding sequence ATGAGATCACTTAACTTACTTCAGAAATCATTTTTTGGAATTCTCTCAGCAACACCATTTTTATGGTCTTCCGTTGCTCAACCCCGCACGACCGACCCTGATAAAGACATCGTCATCGCAATCATCGACACCGGAATCGATGTCAATCACCCACTTATTAAAGACAACTTGTGGGTGAATCCCAAAGAAAAAACCAATGGCTTAGATAACGATGGCAACGGATATGCCGGGGACCTCCATGGATGGAATTTTGTTTCTGAAAATAGCGATGTCAGTGACAGTCACGGGCATGGCACGCATATCGCGGGTATTATTCGCCAAAGGACCCTGTCTTCGCGAGTGAAATTCATGGTCTTAAAATATTACGATCCAGAACAAAGTGGCCGAGTCAACTTGCTCAATACCGTTCGTGCAATTCGGTATGCGATCAAAATGAAGGCCGATATTATCAACTACTCCGGCGGCGGGGACACACGCAGTGCTCTGGAAGAGCAGGCTATCCGTGAAGCTCAAGAGAAAGGAATTCTCTTTGTCGCTGCCGCCGGTAATGACGGTCGTGATACCGATAAATTGGGTTACTATCCTGCTGGCTATAAGCTTAAAAATATTATCTCTGTCGCAGCCATGGATTCGGATCGTCATCTTATCGACAGCAGTAATTATGGTTCGCAAAGTGTAGATATCGCGGCCCCGGGCAAGAACGTATACTCTTCCCTGCCCGGTGGCCAATTTGGGATGATGACAGGAACTTCGCAGGCGACGGCTTGGGTGACCGGACTTGCTGCCGCCCTCATGTTGCAAAACCCAACTTTGCGCGATCCTGAATTGATTAAATTGAAATTAGAAACAGAAGGTATTCGCGATCGGTCCTTGGCAGGCAAGCTGAAATCCAACGTCAGGATTACCGCTTTACAGAATGATATCTCAAGCCTATAA
- a CDS encoding response regulator, which produces MPQKMNLLVVEDDRDLGEMIVDSLKDLFQRVEFTTNFEKALEILIALQPDVIVTDQNIEGGFGIALVAHAKEKNMNTVAIIQTGNPSLELQSEAARLGGVEIIEKPFDAQLLHLRVSQLIMVEGMRREMEKSSDNVIRGFQ; this is translated from the coding sequence ATGCCGCAGAAAATGAATCTCCTGGTGGTCGAGGATGATCGGGACCTGGGAGAGATGATCGTCGATTCTTTGAAGGACCTTTTTCAAAGGGTTGAATTCACAACGAACTTTGAAAAGGCTTTGGAGATCCTTATAGCCTTACAACCTGACGTCATTGTTACAGATCAAAATATCGAAGGCGGCTTTGGTATTGCCTTGGTTGCGCATGCGAAAGAAAAAAATATGAACACTGTTGCCATTATACAAACTGGGAACCCGTCTTTGGAATTGCAGTCGGAGGCGGCGCGCTTGGGAGGGGTTGAAATTATTGAAAAGCCTTTCGATGCGCAACTTTTACATCTGCGCGTTTCGCAATTGATTATGGTCGAAGGCATGCGTCGGGAAATGGAGAAATCTTCTGACAATGTGATCCGGGGATTTCAATAG
- a CDS encoding VOC family protein, whose translation MENFIQRPEALNRWYEEKLHLHRDLNGGFMEEHFQENEDLPETTIFRIQNLAPLIGSLAEAGVRIIDYVDENERGKFAWIYDPDGHKVALWQPWDESQSLVNLPEAE comes from the coding sequence ATGGAAAACTTCATTCAAAGACCCGAAGCATTGAATCGTTGGTACGAAGAAAAACTTCATCTTCATCGTGATCTCAATGGCGGATTTATGGAAGAACATTTTCAGGAGAATGAAGACCTACCCGAAACTACAATATTTCGCATTCAAAACCTGGCTCCCCTGATCGGCTCCCTGGCAGAGGCTGGTGTTCGCATCATTGACTACGTCGACGAAAATGAACGCGGAAAATTCGCGTGGATTTATGATCCGGATGGACACAAAGTCGCTCTGTGGCAGCCATGGGATGAGTCGCAAAGCCTGGTCAATCTACCGGAGGCCGAATAA